ATGCGTCACGTTACTAAAACACAACCCTCTTAGTTTATGACTGATGAACAGTTCCACTGCACATTTTAGTCTCCTTGCCCAGCTCCGGAGCTTGAATTAAGTACAGAATTCCAATTAAtctttccttttcaaattcGCCCAAAATGTAAACGTCGCTAACAGGTGGGATACAGCTGAAAAACGTGAAACCTATTCACACGAAAAGCTGATCCAACAGCACTAGAAGGCGAAAGGCCAGATGTCGCGTCCAGCAGTCGAATACGATCACCAGAGCAATCGTCGCatcggagagggagagaaagacaCTAAACCCTAAAAACCTCAGCTCAAAAAATGGACCACGAAGGCGCAAGCGGAAGGTCCGAGCACGCACGTGCAGGCATAGATGCAGAACATGCGTCGTCGGGGAGAGCGAAACGTACCACCGACGGCTTCTATGTAAGGGAACGCCATGGCCGActtcggaagagagagagagagaggttttggTACCgaagagcatttttttttttttcggtcgaaattTGAACTTCATTCGTTCAACGCTCCAGTTCAGAAAAACAAGGAAGTCAGATTCAAAACATAACAAATTTCCAGATGAAGTTTGAGAAGGAAGCGTAATCTTCATGCCACCACCAAAGATTTTTTCAGAGACAATGACCttgtaaattttaaattagGTGTTGGCAACGAGTAAATTCGCAGCATAGCATGTACTCGTCCACACCAGAAGTTTCAAGTTAACCATGCAAATGAACGTCCGCAACATTCAAAAAGTAATGGAGCAGGGGTGAGCTGCTCTGTCGGGGCTGGATGTCCTGCTGATGAGGATGGAGCAGGTTTTTGTTTGGACCCTCCCGAGCGAGACGAGGAAGAGGCGATGACGTGGACGAATTTCCTCGCAAAGACGGGGATGACGAGCACGCTAAATTCCGTTTGGATTCGGGCAAAGATTTGCCTCGACACCTTTGGGGCTTTACTGTCCGATCATGCTCGTCTCGGTCCTGAATAAGACTTAAGTCAGTCCTCCACGATCACTTTCCTGTTCCAtgaacaataaattgaagacgCGAATTATACGAGGAGGGGCAGGACACGAGAAGCGTATACGGTCCGGCAGGCAAGCGCGAAAGAGTGGcaagttttgaaaattatcgAACCAACGTATTTATGgttgacacctaaaattgaCCCGAGCTCGAGAAAGCCAAAAGCCCAAAAAGTATCTTGGGCTTGAAGACCCAGAGCCATCACGACATGTCGGCAACCAAGATATGTCGCAGCTGACACACGAACGAAAGAAGCGCCTATGACAGTGAAATCGCTAGGTGACACCGAAGTATAAGAAGAGTGTATAAGCCAGAGCACCGAGAGTGGATAAGAGAAGCATATACCAAAGCCTACCCAAGAATCTACGCAAAAATATAGGGAACAACAAACCAAAGTAACCGGCAATTTCTCACTCTTATGATTCTAATACACATTAATTCTCGGGCCCCGCTGTTTTCCGCTACGATATCCTTGTGCTTGGCTATAAATAGTCAGAAATAAATCTTTGCAAAGGATCCGCAATCAATAACACTAACTAATTTACTCCGCAATTTTATTATCCATTTTTACTATCTCATTGCATTTACCTTTTAACCTTTACCGTTCAGTTTATCTTTAGTTTGCATAGTTACTTCCGATCCGAAATCGCCACACAAATCCGATTGATCAACAAAATCTTAATCAATTAGAGGacaatttccattttctttcccctttttgccAAATGACACCGCCTCCTGAAGTCCATATGGCCCGTACGGATTATCTGAAATAGATTGGTCAAAAGCTTATAGTTCAagatgaaaatttcatgatagacaataatattttttatgaaaatcatttcaaaaaagCAGTTAATTTTTCGTTTGTTTACTGATAtagaaaaagtaattttcttcttgctttttttcctCAATCTAAGCTGATTATTTTCAGTACATAAAAAACGTGTCgtaaatcaataattttccacCATTCAAAcactgaaaatacaaaaaacgaTTTGTGGAAAACTGTTTTCTTTGTATACAAAAAAAAGGACCCTAAAATGAACTTTCCTATAAAGATGCTTTCCAGTCTCCACGCACGGGATAAGCAACGGAGCAGCAGATTCCTCTttaagaggaagaaaaagaatgaaagcaCTTTCTTGCACACGTGATTAAGCGTTTGCTAATAAAAACTTTTCCGAGTCAAAAACATACTCGAGGGGTGCAGATACCTATTATCGCGCTGGTTACGTGACCGACCGTGTCAAGTCCTAACTTATGATTTAAGTGTTCGCTAATCAAGACAATTTCGTGCTCCGCTTTGACCTTTCTTGTGGCCCAATAAGTTAAGAGCAGCATTTGATAATTgcctcccccttctctctccaccctccctcctccttcctATTGTTTCCTTGATGTTTAGCAGCTTCTTCGAACATATCTCGAAAAGGCCACGTGAGGGAATATGCCCGAGATTAGTAAAACAAAGCACCGGTGAACAGATAAACGCTAACTAGTATCATCAAAATCCCAAAATTGCTGTCTTTATAAGCCCCAGGATTTTATCATTCCCGCCTCTAATTTTCACTTTCCCGGATTTAAGCCCCATCCTCCCCTTACAGGCATCAAATTCCGAAAATTTTGGCTACATTTTCCATATCAAAGGAGTAACATAACTATGACTACATGACCCGATTTATCGATCACGAGCAAGTCTTCCTCTATCTGCCATCCATATGATACCTGAATCAATCTGCTTTCTTGTCCGATTTATCAATGGCAGCCAATCTTTCAACCAGCGGAGGATGAGAATAGTGATAGGCCGAATACCAAGGATCCGTGTTCATTGCCGACAAATTCTCCTCCTGAAAACACAAAACAGAGCCATATGATTTGAACATTTGTTAGTTCAGGCACAATGCAGTAGAAGCGTATCCTCTACGCTCTATATACTGGGAAACTGTATGAAAGTAGCGTCATTGAACTATGCCTGTCTTCCGATTTTGAGTATCTTAAAACCACAACAGTCCTGAGCCATTGTAGTTTTTAAGACAAAAGGGGCAGTATGAATCACCTGTAGCTTCACGAGTCCACCACGAAGTTCAGAAGCATAACCCAAGTTCTTAGCAAAAGCATCAGCCTAGATAAACGCAGGATGGTCAAACGCACAAATTAGTTTTCAAAATAAGATTTgtgtatacacacacatatgAGAAAACTCTCTAGCGAAAAAGATGAACTACCTGAAATTCAAAAGACCGgctcaccaaattgagagcaaAGCTTACGAGGTGCTGAAGAGGTATAACGGTGTGCTGCAACCAAAGCACGAGAAATTATGTGAACACTCATTTCCCAGGATTCTCTTTCTCGCTCTTGCTCGCAGTGAGAGAGAAGCAGAAACAAAGAACATGATATTTGTTTATCTGATACAAAGACAAAATAGTTCATTTATTGGCTATAACCATGAAACTGCATAACGTTGCTACCACAGAGTGATTCAAAAGTTTTCAACTCAATAGATTTTGGTTTGTCATAGAATTCCAACCAAAGGCAAAGCGAGAACCAGTCACAGTTTACTCTGAAAAATAATCATTGATAGGCGGCCCAACCACACCCCGTTCTAAAGCTTTGTGGTCATTCTTATCTGAGTGATACCTGGAAAATGATGAGTCCAATGAGCACTGGCTGTGTATCAAAACCAAAACTTCTAAACAGATCACTCGAGTTCCTCACAAGAGTATATCCTCCAAATTGCAAAAACGTGAGAATCTGCATCCAAACAGTAGAGTGATGAGAAACGAAAAATCTGATCACCTAAAATTTTCCAACTAAATACCTCACCATTTCTTAACTTGAAGTTCCAAATATCACCCTTTAGCAATCAGATGTGTAGGAAAGTATTTTACACTATTACATTAACCCAGGCAGTTGAGAGTAAGGATAATGCTGACAACAAGTAAATGGAACAATTTCATTCAGTCATATTTCAACTATCAACATCTTCCCTTCAAAAAGGGAGAGGAACCTAATGTGAAGGAGTAAGTTTCTTCTTACAGCTAAATCAACTCAATAGAATAAAAGGCAATATAAATTGATCTGTTTTCCTGAAAATAACATGAAATTTCAGCATGAAAAACTTATATACCGTCTCCATTTCACAATCCCTGCTTTCTGCATATTTTCAAATTCAGTCACCATATAACACCAAAGAAAATTAATTGTCAACTGAAACAAGCAAATCACTACGATATGTAGTCCAATTGTACCGGTGTCACGTGCACTTTATCAACCTTGCTGAGGTATAGGCATATCAAGAGAGTGAGGTACCACAATCTAGACTAATTACGGCAAATTGAGAGCTTTTACAAGTGTAACCTTTATCTATGCAGCCTTATATTTACCAATAACAATTGTAGGGAGAACCAATTTATTAATGACATATTTTCCGATATCTTAATCAATGGGAAAAGGCAAATTCACAATGTCTTTCGCGGACAATATCAGATGTAACCCTCCCCCACCgcgccccaaaaaaaaaaaaaaaaccccaaaacacCCCCTCCCCACCTATGCTAATGACTTGCTACATGTAATATGCTAAAAAGAACACAATGTCAAGCCCAATTCGAGAAACTGTTTTCAAGGAATCTGCAGATATCTTTCCTTCGTTAGAGTACTACACTAGAGTATTCATAAACCTACTCCCTTCCCTACATCATAGAACTACAGTACATTGAATCAAagtgagaaatgaaaatttaacCAATCACAGAATTGAAATACTTTTACCAGGAATTAAAAGTCAGTATACCTGTACGGCAATAAAAGAGTACATTGTGTGATTAAGCTTCCAATGTCCCAACTCATGAGCAATCACAGCAACAACCTCCTCAGTCTTGCACtgcaaaaaaaacaattttttggccaattaaggACTGTCTGCTTGAAAAAGGACGGAAAAATTTTAATGACCATATTCCAACAATTTCATATTCCTAAtgtgaaaagtaaataaaatattgaTCACCAAGTGTTTTAGTGCAAAAGGACGGGGTCGGACAGGAAGTCAGAACAAATCCCTCAACCAatggaaaaaagcaagaaaattagcagaaaaaaaaaaaaaccaaaacaagcaTGTGAAGGATGTGAACGCTTgccagggagagagagagagagattatttcCTAATTTAAACAACTATCATGGAATTTCACATAAAATAGTCAGAAGAAATGCACCCTATTCAACAAGTAAGACCTCGTACATAAACTGCAAAGTTGAGGACAGCAATTCTCAAGACACTAGTAAAATCGGATCAACAAAGGGTCTTTCAGGCcaatattttgaaatattaaaaatgctCCGTACCTGCTGAATAAGGGTGTCATATAACACAATCCGTTTGTTTTTGAAGAATCCATACATGTAGGCCTGCATGAGTATTCAAGTAATCAGTCCACAAACCATGCAAGCTATGCATCTGCATGAGTGTGAGCACCAGTAGACACGTAGGAAAAAGTTTACTAGTTACACGATACGCTGGAACTGGAGAAGCAATGGTTCGTTTACTTCATCGGCCCTAATTTTTCATAGGCATCTTCTACATATCCAATATCCTCTTAACAATTAACCTGCCTCCATTAGTTCACATCCATGGTCTTTAGACCTTTATTTGCACCCTGTAGTACCCTCACCAGATACCTGGACGGGGCCACTATAAATTGCTAAGAATTGTAACACCTTTTAATCAGTAATTGCCAATAAAACATTCAAACAACAAGGTTAGGATGATTAGGGACAACAAAGGCGACCAAAATTGGAGTACTCTTTCAGACTTCTAGCTAGCTAGCCTCATTTTCTAGGACAGTTCCACCTCCTCTCATATGCAAGCCTATCTACTATATCCGAAGTCCCATGGGTATTTTGAAAGAAGAATAATGCATTCTGAAATTTGACGGTGAAATAGAAAGATGTCAGAGAAACTAAATgcccaaaagttaaaatttgaaCCCCCAAGGTAGCATCCTTGAACGTAACAAGACTCAATACACTCACAGGATGGGACTATCACTAACGTAATTTTATGCGAAAGGAAGACATGGCAGGTCAtataagaacaagaaaataatacAATAACTGAATGCATAATATGGATCTCACATTGCTATGGCTTGACCTGGTTGATCCATCGACCACGAACAACTTCTTGAGAGGAAACTTAAGAGAAGAAGCAAGTTTCTCAATTTTCTGTCTGAGGTCACCATCTGGAAGCTATTGCAACAGAgtaatgaagaagaaaattatCACCATACGACCCAAAAAATCATGGCAAGATAAGAGTTCAAGAAACTTACTGGTGTGAACTTGTTAAAAAGTGGAGCTATTAGAACAGGGTAAAGTGTCATCATCACTAACGAAAGAACAAACATGAATCCCCAAAGATATATAGCCAGATAAGGGCCTCCTTTCTGCAAGAATGCAAATTAGTGGTCATCAAATAAGTGAAAATGACTAGGTAGCGGCAGAATGAAGACGAGAATTGGGGTCATCAATGTAACGAACAAAAGTTTACCCGATGGAAACAACATCAAAGGacataaaaaatcaacatcaacatcacatttatcccaaactagttggggttggcggtcgatgaacccaaaaataaataaaataaaaacaagaccGATTGAAGGaagagaaataattatataaaaataaaattaaatatatatatatatggaaaaaggattaaaaaggacagtctggaacataggaattctgcccctccacaatactaatagctttcctccactccgtcctaagacaaaccgtacgccaacctatttctcacttcattaaatcttgttttactactttcctcCAGGTAAGTTTCGGCCGACCTATTCCTTTCTTCATATCATActctcggtaacaaacttctttccttaccggagcatctaggcatcttcgaagaatatgtccaaaccatctcaatctatgttatCTCATCTTTTCTGCCACCGGTACTACTCTAACTTTTCGTCAAATATCTTCacttcttatcttatccatccttgtatgaccacacatccaccttaacattCTCATTTCAGTTACTCCCATtttatacaaaatatttttagcCATAAAATCTACATTTATAGGGTTCTAGTTAGCAGTAAGGGATCATCAAACCTGTACAATTACGATAATTGCAGCTACTATGGGAGGACCAATTACAACAGAGAGGAAAATCCCTTTGATGATATCCCAAAAGAACAACCAGAGTGTTTGCTGCAAAACATCCGATTAGAGTGATtagatatattaaaaaattcacaagacATAGCTTTATGGAGGAGCAAATCACCAAACTATAAGACATAAGCAAATATAGATGACAGGGTGAATACAAACTTTGTTGAACCCATGGCGAGCCTCAATCACAAAGGTTGAGTACAAAGAAAATGGCAAATCAGTTATCTGcaacagaaattttgaagcaagtCAGTTAATAACAATCGAAGTGCACCTACATTCATATCGGTTTTTTTAACCATGCACATATATTCGGATACAATTATAAGTTTGATGTCCACCACGATAACCAGTTGCTAGCTATAAAATGCGGGGATGCCATGGAAAAGGGGCATCAAGAGCCTGAACTGTCTCCTTACTCATTATTGATGACGTAGAAAGATCAAAAGACCATTATATGTGACAATACTTCTATAAATACAGAGAAACAGCTGTGCACATTATGATGACATCAGAGCCTTTTTCACCCTAAACGGAGTTAATTTTTCACCCTAAACGGGGTCAGTTACATGGAAAAATGCCTATCTGTATGTATAATCTTCATTTGAAAGAAAAGTGATGAGGACTAAACAGCTATATTGGCAGGTTCCATGTAATTTCATTACCAGGATGGTTCAAGATacagaaaaattcaaaacactAGACAAAGTAATCTATTTCAAGCTCAATCCAACACCAAAAGcatcaaatgaaaaaatcaagttcaaCAATCACCATAGCCAATAGATTAATTTCTGTGAGGGTCCACtgtcaactattctaaaagcttaagctgttagatgaaagcgtAGTTTAATATACATATTCTACTACTCCCCGTCACACTTAGTctagtctttttgcctagtactaagcgtgaaCATATTTAATTATGGAGGAAAATGGGGccttaaaaaattagaacttaGGACCtcatgctctaataccatgtgagattttatgagaccactaccaactattctaaaagattaagctgttagatgaaggcgcggtttcatatttaaatattatatctATTCCCAAAGTCCCACAACCTTAATGATAGTTCAGTTTTCGACTTACATTATGCTGCCTACATTTGTCATGGAAGCAACCCAAATTATACCTTTCACCCATTTATTGAACGTTTTGGCAAGTTTAGAGCAAAAAACTACACTGCAAAACAAGGAGCCTCCCCAAAAAATTGCACTCCCCAATCCTTTACTGCATTCACCAACAAATTATAATTCATACAGCATTATAAACTCATGCGCTTTTTACGGTAAGATGTCCAAGCACACTAATATGCAAGTGCAGATATCTGCGACACAAATAGTTACTGTAAAGTTGTAGAAAAGGAGTGATGTTTTCTAACACAAAATTTACTAGATAAAGAAACCGGCAATTGATATACCTGAGACCAAATCATAACACCAGCCAAAAAGGCAAGGGTGTGTAGTATCTCATTCTCTACATTAAGGCCAGCTAAAACTAGAAATTCTCCAGATTTCTGCAtcacaaaaaaaggaagatgatACAACAACTTCAAATGGAAAGTAGTATAGCAGCAATGATTACCCACTTACCTTCCAAAACCAAGGCAATATCCCAAACAACAATATTGCAGAGTCCATCAGTATAGAGACAAATTCATGCACGAAGTGGAAGCGGctgaaacaaaggaaaatacatCGATCAGATGTGAATCAAGATAGCAAACTTACCATCACCAAAAGAAGTTCCAGACAAAATGTAGTCAAATGCTACAAGCAGCTCTTTCAGGAATCAGTGAAAGCTGGAGGCTCCGAGTACACAAACCTTTTATCGAGACTGTAGGCCCGGGACTTCTCAAACTTCTCTTGGCTAATCACTCCTTCCAAAGTTTTTGGAAGGGTTGGAAGTTTGTAAGCAGTGTGTTGCCTCAAGTCCAGATAAGTTTCGAAGAAGTACATTAATATCATGAAACCTGAAGAACATTAAGTAAGCGGAGACCTTACAGAATCCAACGACGAGAGCAGCAAAATAAtacaccagaaaaaaaaaatggaaaaaatttcagCACATTCAAGCATGCGTCACGTCACTAAAACACAACCATCTTAGTTTATGACCGATGAACCGTTCCACCGCACATTTTAGTCTCCTTGCCCAGCTCCGGAGCTTGAATTAAGTACAGAATTccaattaatctttttttttttccctcaaaatcGCGCAAAATGTAATCGTCGCCAACAGGTGGTGAAATACAGctgaaaaaccctaaaacctaTTCGCGCAAAAAGCTGATCCAACAGCACTAAAAGGCGAAAGGCCAAATGTCGCGTCCAGCAGTCGAATGCGAAAAACCGCACGTAAATCACAATACAAATGAAAACTGATCATCACTTCCGAAAGTGCGCGACTGCCGATCACATGAGCAACCGTCGCatcggagaagaagagaaagacaCTAAAACCTAGAAACCTCAGCTAAAGAGAACGGGACCGCGCAAGCGAAGGTCGTCCGAGCACGCGGGCGCGCAGGCACAGATGCAGAACACGCGTCGTCAGGGAGAGCGAAACGTACCAACGACGGCTTCCATGTAAGGGAACGCCATGGCCGACTtcggaagagggagagagggagagagagagaggttttggTGCGGAGGAAGCGTAGAAGATGAAGATTTTAACAGCGTTCTTTCGACATttctgaaagaaattaaaaaatcagcAGCACTTCTGGACCGCCTTGCGGATATTTTCCGTTTTCAATTTGCACCATCTGGCTGTGGCGATTGCTTAAGCCCAGCCCAAAAGTAGCTGCTttggttttcgatttttttttttttttttgaactttcggagtatttgaagatgaagacatgTTTGGTTCAGTTTTGGAGAAATcactttgaaaaaatgcaaatacctttggactAAAAGGGTTTGGTAAACCGTTGTAATTGAAAAgtgggataattaccaaaaaaaaaggtcctaaaACTATTGTGTTTTTGTCAATACAAgactaaacctttcaattgttccaatttaatcataaatcttttgatgatttgccggTTTAGTGCATTGAAATGCAACTTTGGGGATAATATTGTTTGGTAAACTTACATTTAGAAAGTTCTTTCGTGTGccaatttaaatttctttaactttaattttgtttaaaattagGGGAAAAAATAATGATTGCAGCTTTTACATTTTCGCATCTAGAGTAAGGCACGTATTAACAaatttttaagttgaaaaagtcaaaatatgaTCACTTGCGTGCAATGATATCGAAATATCATTATAATGAATATGATCACATAGATCACGAGGATAGAAATAAGTTTTCCTCCAAAAATTATGAACTTCCTTAACCATTAATTCAACCCATGGCTACTTCATCAAGTAAAAATGTCATATCAGGTAATGCATTGGTACTTGAAGCATTAAACTCCTCATCTATAGTATCATGGTCAACTGAATATCCATATCAAAGGGTACTTTCTTGTCATCAGATTTGCCTTCTCACACCCAACTCCTTTCCATGCAAGAGAAGTTTGAGGAACAGAAACAAgaattcgattaaaaaaaaaaatacgagatCGATTTGTACATTCATTGCTAGATGAAATTGACTCCCAATAATCAATATATGAACTCTCCCCTAGAGACACAACCATGTCTATAGAAAAAGGGCCAAAACTTTCACATCTTCAAAGAAACATCTTCcgtctctctatctctattgcAAGAACCCACCATCCCCACAACCGGCGAAGACAAACAGCGACGAATTCGTGGAAGCCATCAAGACCGGAGACCCACATCTTTGGTGGTCCTACATgcattttcctttgatgaacttgtCATTTTCTAGTAAAGTATCGAAAAGATAAAACAGGCGCCGACAAATGAGGTAAGAATCAATATCAGAATTCAAAATCAATAGCATCCCATAGCAGACAAGAGGACCTAATAAGAGACAGCAAAACATTCACAAGTAATTTgacaataaataaaagaaaaaaaagagtaagaCATTCCAAGATGGTGTAATCTTTCCTACTTAAAACAGTGGCACGCTCAATTTGATGAAAGCTCTTGAAACAAGAACACAAGATATCTTGACTTTCCCGTGATTAAGTggggcaattttttttcctgatttgcaCCCAAATAATGAACAAGACAATCTATTTTTACCATAGCAAGCCTACATTTTTTACCTGTCAGAGCATAACCACAAGCCTACATTAACTCGGCAAACTAATCAAGTGAGCATGACCATTCTTGTCACGTTAGACCAAACTAGATAGAAATCGACAAGTGACCAGCAACTAACCACCACGAAGTTGTCCAAAAACCCCAAAGTGACAGAACAACAAGCCTTATGATGTTCGGTGAAGTCTTATATTGAGAGCCTGAATGTAAGCCTACTAAATCGAATTAAGAAAACTCAACAACCAGCATCATTCTCCTCCCTGAGTTTATCGTGACCGTAATAGAATGCAGAGAAGTAAGCAGAGAGATGGACATGCATGCATGAATAAGATTCAGTTCTCGTCAGTTTATGCTGCAACGAACCAATTTTACAAGCGAGCTACTTAAGATAGGCTCAAGCTATCCATCAAATACTCCAGAAACTGGCGAACCTACATTAACTCGGCGGAACGCGAACCAGAAATTGAAGTGATTGCAGTCATATAGGGTTGGTCATtcagaaattgaagtgaagCCAAAGCAAGACGAACCAGCAGAAGCACAAATCTAAGTGAAATCGCTAAAAACCTTAATGTTCAACATGAAGTTATCCAGAAATCGTAAAAACTAGCAATTTCCCAAAGTACCTCTCGAACCCTACTTTCACCTAAAGTCCCTTGGAGAGCCTTTGTATCTCCTCAAAGCAAGTTAAAAGAAATGAATCATacacattttgcatttaatcaAGAAATTTTAGAGCTCCGACGCCCTTTTCAAATGCTGAATCAAGCAGGCCCGAAGATATTTACTTAGATCTTATTACAGTAGGAAAGGGGGAAAATGACACTCCCAAAGCAAAACCAACAACTCATGTTTTTACTAGGGTCCCTCCATAATCTTTTAAATGTACCAAGTATATCATTGCTACATGCCCATCCGATTTTTGTAGAAATTAAGGGAATTCGTCGATTTGGTGACTCAAAGAGTTTTCTCGAGCGAAAAAGTTCTCAACTATCTTCTCGACTGCTATtcctttgattgattttttttagtgaaattgCACAGATAATTCATGTACTCTTGTCCGAAATTCAAAACCATcagtatagtttttttttttttttcaaacgtgCCACCATTGGCCCTTCCTTCATACTTTTCTATTGCCGATTGATTTTTGCTGTCGTGGACATCTGGATTGATGAGCTGAACATCGCAATGCACGTGTTCTATAATAATTTGCAAACTTTTTTTGCACACGTCACCAGATCAGCcaacataaac
The sequence above is drawn from the Rhodamnia argentea isolate NSW1041297 chromosome 9, ASM2092103v1, whole genome shotgun sequence genome and encodes:
- the LOC115748645 gene encoding CAAX prenyl protease 1 homolog: MAFPYMEAVVGFMILMYFFETYLDLRQHTAYKLPTLPKTLEGVISQEKFEKSRAYSLDKSRFHFVHEFVSILMDSAILLFGILPWFWKKSGEFLVLAGLNVENEILHTLAFLAGVMIWSQITDLPFSLYSTFVIEARHGFNKQTLWLFFWDIIKGIFLSVVIGPPIVAAIIVIVQKGGPYLAIYLWGFMFVLSLVMMTLYPVLIAPLFNKFTPLPDGDLRQKIEKLASSLKFPLKKLFVVDGSTRSSHSNAYMYGFFKNKRIVLYDTLIQQCKTEEVVAVIAHELGHWKLNHTMYSFIAVQILTFLQFGGYTLVRNSSDLFRSFGFDTQPVLIGLIIFQHTVIPLQHLVSFALNLVSRSFEFQADAFAKNLGYASELRGGLVKLQEENLSAMNTDPWYSAYHYSHPPLVERLAAIDKSDKKAD